The following coding sequences are from one Halobacteria archaeon AArc-dxtr1 window:
- a CDS encoding phosphatase PAP2 family protein: MSRGIGEVDFLQGLIPEWLAVIVALLTQLGDIWFLGLLLAVLYWAHTPKRDEIAMVGGVWLAGMGFYKGLKEHFEFPRPDDPLLDPEVLPTLIQPLYEATAMASGYGFPSGHAVNTTIVYFGLAYVLSIGSKRARFATAAAIVTTVCFTRLALGVHYLVDVVVGVGVGFLVLLTARELIRRMPSDRTTVTLGMAIICGVFFLVTSEVDEDAVFVLSASLGAFAGWQVIILGRRLVSAPSFSAAVRPIAVRGGLVLMALAPLVATFEYFPLLSVYTAGGGIGLLTAVAITIPVARHSDHARRIGSRIRFWIVVVLHGLLYVLDPRVWRQWLASARNYLSDRRK; this comes from the coding sequence ATGTCTCGTGGTATTGGCGAAGTCGATTTCCTACAGGGACTCATCCCGGAGTGGCTGGCCGTTATCGTGGCCTTGCTCACACAGCTCGGCGATATCTGGTTCTTGGGGCTCCTACTCGCCGTCCTCTACTGGGCCCACACGCCCAAGCGAGACGAGATCGCGATGGTCGGCGGCGTCTGGCTCGCCGGAATGGGGTTCTACAAGGGACTGAAGGAACACTTCGAATTTCCCCGGCCCGACGATCCGCTGCTCGATCCCGAGGTGTTGCCGACGCTGATCCAGCCGCTGTACGAGGCCACCGCGATGGCAAGTGGCTACGGGTTTCCCAGCGGTCACGCCGTCAATACCACCATCGTCTACTTCGGATTGGCGTACGTTCTCTCGATCGGCTCGAAACGGGCGCGGTTCGCCACCGCCGCCGCGATCGTCACCACGGTTTGTTTCACGCGACTCGCCCTCGGCGTCCACTACCTCGTCGACGTCGTCGTCGGCGTTGGAGTCGGGTTCCTCGTGTTGCTAACCGCGCGGGAACTGATCAGGCGGATGCCGAGTGACCGGACGACGGTCACGTTGGGGATGGCCATCATCTGTGGCGTCTTTTTCCTTGTCACGAGCGAGGTGGACGAAGACGCCGTCTTCGTTCTCTCTGCCTCACTGGGAGCCTTCGCCGGCTGGCAGGTCATCATCCTCGGCAGGCGACTCGTCTCGGCCCCTTCGTTCTCAGCTGCAGTGCGCCCGATTGCTGTGAGGGGCGGACTCGTCCTCATGGCGCTCGCGCCGCTGGTCGCCACGTTCGAGTACTTTCCACTGCTCTCGGTGTACACCGCCGGTGGCGGGATCGGTCTCCTCACGGCGGTCGCGATCACGATTCCAGTAGCGCGCCACTCGGACCACGCCCGACGAATCGGTTCTCGGATTCGGTTCTGGATCGTCGTCGTCTTACACGGTCTCCTGTACGTGCTCGATCCCCGCGTCTGGCGGCAATGGCTCGCAAGTGCGCGAAACTATCTCTCGGACCGTCGGAAGTAG
- a CDS encoding NAD(P)-dependent glycerol-1-phosphate dehydrogenase, with product MFEKSTWIRLPRNVVVGHGVRSQVREVIEDLHLQGRPLFVTSPTPREIAADPIAADFEAAGIDPAIVTIERATFDAVEEVIEVATEADVSYLVGIGGGKAIDIAKMASDHLDMGFCSVPTAASHDGIVSNRGSVPDGDTRHSVAAEPPLAVVADTELLAEAPWELTTAGCADIISNYTAVMDWRLARRLQNVEYSEYAAALSEMTAEILVDNAEHVRPGLEESAWIVTKALMSSGVAMSIAGSSRPASGAEHLFSHQLDRLAPGTALHGHQVGVGSIMTAYLHGGERGIWKDIRNALASIDAPTTAAELGIDDETVIEALTTCHAIRDRYTILGDGMNERAAREVAEKTGVIG from the coding sequence ATGTTCGAGAAGTCGACGTGGATTCGGCTACCGCGAAACGTCGTCGTCGGTCACGGCGTCAGAAGCCAGGTTCGCGAGGTGATCGAGGATCTCCACCTGCAGGGACGCCCGTTGTTCGTGACCAGCCCGACTCCACGGGAGATCGCCGCAGATCCGATCGCCGCCGACTTCGAGGCGGCGGGCATCGACCCCGCAATCGTCACGATCGAACGGGCGACGTTCGACGCCGTCGAGGAAGTCATCGAGGTCGCGACCGAAGCCGACGTCTCCTATCTGGTCGGCATCGGCGGCGGGAAAGCGATCGACATCGCGAAGATGGCGAGCGATCACCTCGACATGGGATTTTGCTCGGTGCCGACGGCGGCCAGTCACGACGGAATCGTGAGCAATCGGGGGTCGGTTCCGGACGGCGACACCCGCCACAGCGTCGCGGCCGAGCCGCCGCTTGCCGTCGTCGCCGACACCGAACTCCTCGCGGAGGCGCCCTGGGAACTGACGACGGCTGGCTGTGCCGATATCATCTCGAACTACACCGCCGTCATGGACTGGCGTCTCGCCCGGCGGCTCCAGAACGTCGAGTACTCCGAGTACGCCGCGGCGCTCTCGGAGATGACCGCCGAAATTCTGGTCGACAACGCAGAGCACGTCCGGCCCGGACTCGAGGAATCGGCCTGGATCGTCACGAAGGCGCTCATGTCCTCGGGCGTCGCGATGAGCATCGCGGGCTCCTCGCGACCCGCAAGTGGCGCCGAACACCTCTTTTCCCACCAGCTCGATCGGCTGGCACCCGGCACGGCCTTACACGGGCACCAGGTCGGCGTCGGCTCGATCATGACCGCCTACCTCCACGGCGGAGAGCGTGGTATCTGGAAAGATATCCGGAACGCCCTCGCCAGCATCGACGCGCCGACGACCGCCGCCGAGCTGGGGATCGACGACGAGACGGTCATCGAGGCGCTGACCACGTGTCATGCCATCCGCGATCGGTACACGATCCTGGGCGACGGCATGAACGAGCGCGCCGCCCGCGAGGTCGCCGAGAAGACCGGCGTCATCGGGTGA
- a CDS encoding helix-turn-helix domain-containing protein, whose product MATEASFTVPSNEFPLGTVFEQLPDVSVELERIIPARDVVIPYFWVRGTDVEDVEGAFSEHPGVKEIQSIDAVEDEHLLRVEWALDYDDVLTTLTETQIALIKAVGTDTQWTFDIRGDTRDDIADFQSRCREVGIPITLTELHALTPVETATEAALTDTQQEALVLAYERGYFESPREATMEEIGDELGITQQAVASRLRRGIKHILGNTLSEVSAPSR is encoded by the coding sequence ATGGCTACAGAGGCTTCCTTTACGGTTCCATCCAACGAGTTCCCGCTGGGAACGGTGTTTGAGCAATTGCCGGATGTATCGGTCGAACTGGAGCGGATCATCCCCGCCCGAGACGTGGTGATCCCCTACTTCTGGGTGCGGGGAACCGACGTTGAGGATGTCGAAGGGGCGTTTTCGGAGCATCCCGGCGTGAAGGAAATCCAGTCCATCGACGCCGTCGAAGATGAGCATCTGTTGCGCGTCGAGTGGGCGTTAGATTACGACGACGTGTTGACCACGCTGACGGAGACGCAGATCGCGCTCATCAAAGCCGTCGGGACGGACACGCAGTGGACGTTCGATATTCGTGGAGACACCCGTGACGATATTGCTGACTTTCAATCTCGGTGTCGGGAGGTGGGCATCCCGATCACGCTTACGGAGCTACACGCGCTCACGCCGGTTGAGACGGCTACCGAGGCGGCTCTCACCGATACCCAACAGGAAGCCTTGGTACTCGCCTACGAGCGCGGCTACTTCGAATCCCCGCGCGAGGCAACGATGGAAGAGATCGGCGACGAACTCGGTATCACCCAACAGGCCGTCGCCTCCAGACTTCGGCGCGGAATCAAACACATCCTCGGGAACACACTATCCGAGGTATCGGCTCCCTCTCGATAG